The bacterium genome contains the following window.
TTCGAGCAGTGGCGATGGACTTGCCTTTTCAGAAGTCCGGTGAGGACAGAGAAAAGCTGTTGGGAGTTGTCGGCGCCCTGGTCTTGCGAAGGATAAGTCTGGACAAGGCCGCTGAGATCATGGGAATGCAAAGAGAGCGATTCCTGACGCTTTTGGAAACGATCGGAGTAAATTATTCTTATTTAG
Protein-coding sequences here:
- a CDS encoding UPF0175 family protein, translating into MEDNELRAVAMDLPFQKSGEDREKLLGVVGALVLRRISLDKAAEIMGMQRERFLTLLETIGVNYSYLVQADLTEKESW